Below is a genomic region from Nocardioides panacis.
GCCGAAGATCAACGGGATCAGGATGAAGGTGGTGACGAGCGCAGCCTCGACAGCCACGGCACCACGCTGACCCCGACGACGGGCGCGGATCCGGGCGCGCAGGCTCAGCACAGACTTCATCACGTTCCTCCCACGACGAGGGTAGGGCGGCGGGAGTCCGGTTCGCGGTGCTTTGGGAAAAGTGACGAGCCGCACCGACGGTCGACCGGCCATGTCCCTCGGCACGGCCGTCGGTGGTTCAGACCAGGGCGATCCGCGCCAGCACCGGCCGGTGGTCGCTGGCGGCCGCCAGCAGCGCAGCGTCCACACCCGGATCGCCGTGCTTCAGGACCTCGACGTCGCCGCGGACCAACAGCGCGTCGATGCGCCGTTCGGGCCGCTCGGCGGGGAACGTCCGCCACTGCGACGAGCCGTGGTCGACGTACCCGGCGCGCTCGAGCAGCCTCCAGCACGGACCGTCGGGCCCCTCGTTCAGGTCGCCGGCGACCACGACCGGTCCGCGCAGCCGCGCGGCCAGCTCGACCACCCGGGCCACCTCGACCAGGCGACGGTCGGCGTCGAGGCTCAGGTGGCACGAGACGACGCCGACCAGCCGGCCCTGCACCCGGAGCTGGGCCGCCACGACGCCGCGGCGGGGCGCGCCGAACGGCTGGCGGAGGCGTTCGGCGTGGACCGACACCACGCCGACCCCGGGCGCGACGGCCACCAGGTTGGACCCGGCGGGGCGGCCGCCCGCGACGTACCGGAGGCCGCAGCCCTCGGCGAGCCGGCGACTCCGGCGGCGCCACAGCAGGGGCGTCTTCGGGCACTCGTTCACCAGCAGCACGTCGGGTACGGCGGCCCGGACCACGTCGAGCACCGGTTGTCCGCGGCGGCCGCCTTGCAGGATGTTGTAGGTCATCACCCGCAGCTCGGTCCTCACCGGGCGTCGGGCGCTTCGAGGTAGACCCAGTCCCGGTCCCGGGCGACCGCCCGCCAGCCGAGACGTTCCTGCAGCGCCGTCGAGGCCGGAGACCCGCTCCCGAGGATGCCCGCGCGGGCCCCGCTGTCCCGGACGAACGCCTGCCAGCCGGGCTCAGCCCGGGTGAACCCGAAGTAGCGACGCAGGTAGTCGACCGGGTAGGCGTCGAGCATGCCGTCGACGACCGGGTGCACGGCGGGCACC
It encodes:
- a CDS encoding endonuclease/exonuclease/phosphatase family protein; the protein is MTYNILQGGRRGQPVLDVVRAAVPDVLLVNECPKTPLLWRRRSRRLAEGCGLRYVAGGRPAGSNLVAVAPGVGVVSVHAERLRQPFGAPRRGVVAAQLRVQGRLVGVVSCHLSLDADRRLVEVARVVELAARLRGPVVVAGDLNEGPDGPCWRLLERAGYVDHGSSQWRTFPAERPERRIDALLVRGDVEVLKHGDPGVDAALLAAASDHRPVLARIALV